In the Muricauda sp. MAR_2010_75 genome, one interval contains:
- a CDS encoding SLC13 family permease codes for MLPLLVILGITIILFVWGKFPPDVVALMAMLSLYLAGVLNIGETLSGFSNPTVIMIAALFIIGEGLSRTGWTAVAGQWFVKWAKKSVPKLLVIITLGSSLLSGFVSNTGTVAALLPVTVTAAWNAGTLPSKLLIPVAFGSNTGGLLTLTGTPPNIIVSNALEENGISGFSFFEFGLIGVPLLIISILYFRYLGHKLLPNHRTDNRPMAIDQEMHKWIKNYSIGDNMYRLRIRSMSQLINTNMGDWDFEEAHKVSIMRLKRRHPNPLQGIHQFVEMPGPDTEMRYHDIITVKGEAEDVDKLVLKFHLGVVPWKPEKDTLKRELINQEVGMAEMIITPNSVFVGKTIPLGHYLSQTGIQLLAASRHNRPLGGRIKIEAGDAFIIRGQWDNIEGLTSMYENLVISGSPEALAKNVDVLTPKSYIALGTLVLMVLLLVLNVLPGAIAALICAGIMMLTGCVPISKAYKGISWTSVVMIAAMIPMGLALQKTGVAQLAANSLVESLGAIHPSALLAGIFLLTAAFSQAINNSATAVLMAPIAIMASMTLGVSPKPFMIAVAVSASTAFLTPVGTTTNAMVMAAGGYKFSDYLKVGGPLLLLFFLATLLLVPWIWSF; via the coding sequence ATGCTGCCACTGCTGGTAATATTGGGTATTACGATCATACTGTTTGTTTGGGGGAAGTTCCCCCCAGATGTGGTGGCCCTAATGGCGATGCTCTCACTTTATTTGGCCGGGGTGTTGAATATTGGTGAAACCTTGTCGGGGTTTAGCAATCCAACGGTCATTATGATCGCAGCCTTGTTCATCATTGGAGAAGGGCTTTCCAGAACAGGTTGGACAGCGGTTGCAGGTCAGTGGTTTGTGAAGTGGGCAAAAAAAAGTGTGCCCAAGTTATTGGTCATCATAACCTTGGGCTCCAGTTTGCTCTCTGGTTTTGTGAGCAATACTGGTACGGTGGCCGCTTTATTGCCGGTAACGGTAACCGCTGCTTGGAATGCGGGCACATTGCCATCAAAATTATTGATACCGGTGGCCTTTGGGTCGAATACGGGAGGGTTGTTGACCCTAACGGGTACACCTCCCAATATTATCGTAAGCAATGCGCTGGAGGAAAATGGCATTTCAGGGTTTTCGTTCTTTGAATTTGGACTGATCGGTGTTCCGTTATTAATCATTTCCATACTCTATTTTCGGTATTTGGGACATAAATTGCTTCCCAACCACCGAACGGATAATAGGCCTATGGCCATTGATCAGGAGATGCATAAGTGGATCAAGAACTATAGTATTGGAGACAATATGTATCGCCTGCGAATTAGATCCATGTCCCAATTGATAAATACCAATATGGGCGATTGGGATTTTGAGGAAGCTCATAAAGTTTCCATAATGCGATTAAAAAGAAGGCACCCCAATCCACTTCAAGGCATACACCAGTTTGTAGAAATGCCGGGACCAGATACCGAAATGCGCTACCACGACATCATCACAGTAAAGGGAGAGGCCGAGGATGTGGATAAACTGGTGTTGAAATTTCATTTGGGGGTAGTTCCTTGGAAACCGGAAAAAGATACCCTCAAAAGAGAATTGATCAATCAAGAAGTGGGTATGGCCGAAATGATCATTACCCCAAACTCTGTTTTTGTGGGGAAGACCATTCCATTGGGGCATTATTTAAGTCAGACCGGAATCCAGTTGTTGGCTGCTTCAAGACATAACCGTCCTTTAGGCGGGAGAATAAAAATTGAAGCTGGCGACGCCTTTATCATTCGGGGACAATGGGACAATATTGAGGGTCTCACATCGATGTATGAAAATTTGGTGATTTCGGGAAGCCCCGAGGCACTGGCCAAAAATGTGGATGTGTTGACGCCCAAAAGCTATATCGCGCTGGGCACTCTTGTATTGATGGTATTGCTTTTGGTGCTCAATGTGCTTCCAGGAGCAATAGCCGCTTTAATCTGCGCCGGAATTATGATGTTGACAGGCTGTGTACCCATATCAAAAGCATACAAGGGTATCAGCTGGACCAGCGTGGTAATGATTGCAGCCATGATTCCCATGGGATTGGCCTTGCAGAAAACAGGCGTGGCCCAATTGGCCGCAAACAGTTTGGTGGAGAGTTTGGGAGCCATACACCCATCGGCCTTATTGGCGGGTATATTTTTATTGACGGCTGCGTTCAGTCAGGCCATCAATAATTCGGCCACGGCGGTTTTAATGGCACCAATCGCTATTATGGCGTCAATGACGTTGGGAGTGTCACCAAAACCGTTTATGATAGCGGTGGCCGTGAGTGCCTCAACAGCTTTTTTAACCCCGGTGGGCACCACTACAAATGCTATGGTGATGGCCGCAGGGGGATATAAATTTTCGGATTATCTAAAAGTAGGAGGACCTTTGCTTCTCCTGTTCTTTTTGGCAACACTATTATTGGTTCCATGGATATGGAGCTTCTAA
- the pckA gene encoding phosphoenolpyruvate carboxykinase (ATP) has protein sequence MSTTKDLGKYGLKDVTAHWNLDAETLQKITVEKGMGVETENGTLCVKTGKFTGRSPKDRFLVKDDYTKDKVWWGRINKPISPENFDKLHAEVVKYLSGKEVYVRDAYVCAEPKYRMNVRTITEYPWSNYFIKNMFLRLDESELENFEEEWLVLCAPGYEAPNPSEVGILSGNFSILNFTKKIALVGGSAYTGEMKKGIFSALNLILPIEKEVLPMHCSANVGEAGDTAIFFGLSGTGKTTLSADPDRKLIGDDEHGWTKEDTIFNFEGGCYAKVIDLTEEKEPDIYRAIRPGALLENVVFKKGTKEVDYFDSSITQNTRVSYPIDHIDNIQVPSYASNPKNIFFLTCDAFGVLPPVSKLTPGQAAYHFISGYTAKVAGTEAGINEPVPSFSACFGEPFMPLHPTVYAEMLSDKMRAAGVNVWLINTGWSGGPYGVGSRIKLKYTRAMISAILEGKLDEVDYEVHPIFGLHMPKYCPGVPSELLDPMNTWLQKGAYVSKAIQLAHSFHLNFDKFASEASEEILNGGPLIDSHHSLTEHF, from the coding sequence ATGAGCACTACCAAAGATTTAGGCAAATACGGATTAAAGGATGTTACGGCACATTGGAACCTTGATGCCGAAACACTTCAAAAAATAACGGTGGAAAAGGGAATGGGCGTGGAGACCGAGAATGGCACCTTATGTGTAAAAACTGGAAAATTTACAGGGCGCTCCCCAAAAGACCGATTTTTGGTTAAGGATGACTATACCAAAGACAAGGTATGGTGGGGTAGAATAAATAAACCCATATCCCCGGAAAACTTTGATAAGCTCCATGCTGAAGTGGTAAAATATCTTAGTGGCAAGGAAGTCTATGTGCGCGATGCCTACGTTTGTGCTGAACCAAAATACCGAATGAATGTGCGGACCATCACCGAATATCCTTGGTCCAACTACTTCATTAAAAATATGTTTTTACGACTGGACGAAAGTGAACTGGAAAACTTTGAGGAGGAGTGGTTGGTGCTTTGTGCCCCTGGATATGAAGCACCCAACCCTTCAGAAGTGGGAATCCTCAGCGGTAATTTCTCCATATTGAATTTCACCAAAAAGATTGCCTTGGTAGGAGGTTCTGCCTATACAGGTGAAATGAAAAAAGGTATTTTCTCTGCCCTCAATTTAATCCTTCCCATTGAAAAAGAGGTGTTGCCCATGCATTGTTCTGCCAATGTTGGTGAAGCAGGGGATACCGCAATCTTCTTTGGACTTTCCGGAACTGGAAAAACTACGCTGTCCGCAGACCCAGACCGCAAATTGATTGGTGATGATGAACACGGCTGGACCAAGGAGGACACCATTTTCAATTTTGAAGGGGGGTGCTACGCAAAAGTGATTGACCTTACCGAGGAAAAGGAACCTGATATTTATCGGGCCATTCGTCCTGGCGCACTTTTGGAAAATGTAGTCTTTAAGAAAGGAACCAAAGAAGTGGACTATTTTGATAGCAGCATCACCCAAAATACACGTGTGAGCTATCCTATTGATCATATCGATAATATTCAGGTGCCTTCGTATGCATCGAACCCAAAAAATATATTTTTTCTCACCTGTGACGCTTTTGGCGTATTGCCTCCAGTGTCAAAACTGACGCCGGGTCAGGCCGCATACCATTTTATCTCAGGATATACAGCCAAGGTAGCTGGAACAGAGGCAGGAATCAATGAGCCGGTACCATCTTTCTCCGCATGTTTTGGAGAGCCTTTCATGCCATTACATCCTACCGTATATGCTGAAATGTTGAGTGATAAAATGAGAGCGGCCGGCGTAAATGTCTGGTTGATCAATACCGGATGGAGTGGTGGACCTTATGGCGTAGGCTCGCGAATAAAACTCAAATACACCCGCGCTATGATTTCGGCCATTCTGGAAGGAAAATTGGATGAGGTGGATTACGAGGTTCACCCTATCTTTGGGTTGCACATGCCAAAGTATTGCCCAGGTGTACCATCGGAGTTGTTGGATCCCATGAACACTTGGTTGCAAAAAGGAGCCTATGTAAGCAAGGCCATTCAATTGGCACATTCATTCCATTTAAATTTTGATAAGTTTGCGAGTGAAGCTTCAGAAGAAATCCTAAATGGAGGACCATTGATTGACTCACATCACAGCTTGACCGAACATTTTTAA
- a CDS encoding ATP-dependent 6-phosphofructokinase: protein MDSKNQFQIENLGPARFNSPLQLSKVKGDKIFNFIRDTDRFVFDLSMERYNQCLQTGEEPLCLEKAGPRQDIFFEPGKSSAAIVTCGGLCPGINNVIRGVVMALHYFYGVKRIIGVPYGYEGLNPEKGHEFVELTPDKVKDIHQFGGTFLGSSRGAQDVSVMVDTLENNNIDMLFAIGGDGTLKGVNAIGEEIMKRNSKISVVGIPKTIDNDIDLIDESFGYETAFDVASPILRDAHNEATGAYNGITIIKLMGRDSGFIAASAALAMPVVNFVLIPEMDFTLDGDEGFLKVLERRLEQKKHAVIVVAEGAGQQLFTEKRGIKDASGNIKHEDIGLFLKEKIGEYFKGKSVTIKYIDPSYIVRSAPANSSDSVYCSRLAYHAVHGAMAGKTKFVASKVNNKYVYVPIAEVTKKRKKIDLEGEFWFSVLQSTGQPFSLGQ from the coding sequence GTGGATAGCAAAAACCAATTTCAAATAGAAAATTTAGGACCTGCCAGATTCAACTCGCCCCTACAGTTGAGCAAGGTTAAGGGAGATAAGATTTTTAACTTCATCCGAGACACGGACAGGTTCGTTTTTGATTTGTCCATGGAACGTTACAATCAGTGTCTCCAAACCGGTGAAGAACCGCTTTGTTTAGAAAAAGCAGGGCCCAGACAGGATATCTTTTTTGAGCCTGGAAAGTCTTCTGCGGCCATTGTTACCTGTGGTGGATTATGTCCGGGAATCAACAATGTAATTCGTGGTGTGGTTATGGCGTTGCATTATTTCTATGGTGTAAAGCGGATAATAGGCGTACCCTACGGGTACGAAGGGCTCAATCCGGAAAAAGGACATGAGTTTGTGGAGTTGACGCCCGACAAGGTGAAGGATATTCATCAATTTGGGGGAACCTTTCTGGGGTCTTCCCGGGGCGCCCAAGATGTTTCAGTGATGGTGGACACATTGGAAAACAACAACATTGACATGCTTTTTGCAATTGGTGGCGATGGAACCTTAAAAGGGGTCAATGCCATTGGGGAGGAAATCATGAAACGCAATTCAAAGATCAGTGTGGTGGGGATTCCGAAGACCATTGACAACGATATTGACCTGATTGATGAATCCTTTGGGTATGAAACTGCATTTGATGTGGCCAGTCCCATCCTTAGGGACGCCCATAACGAAGCAACAGGGGCCTATAACGGTATCACAATAATAAAATTGATGGGCAGGGACAGTGGATTCATCGCCGCTTCTGCCGCTTTGGCCATGCCTGTGGTAAACTTTGTGCTTATTCCAGAAATGGATTTTACCTTGGATGGAGATGAAGGGTTCCTAAAGGTTTTGGAACGACGTCTGGAGCAGAAAAAACATGCCGTAATTGTGGTGGCCGAAGGCGCGGGTCAGCAACTGTTTACAGAGAAACGAGGAATTAAGGATGCTTCGGGCAACATAAAACATGAGGATATTGGTCTATTCCTGAAGGAGAAGATAGGGGAGTATTTTAAAGGTAAATCGGTTACCATAAAATACATTGATCCCAGCTACATTGTCAGGAGTGCCCCGGCCAACTCCAGTGATAGTGTGTACTGTAGCCGTTTGGCGTATCATGCGGTACATGGCGCCATGGCAGGAAAGACCAAATTTGTGGCCAGCAAGGTGAACAATAAGTATGTGTATGTGCCCATAGCAGAAGTGACCAAAAAACGAAAAAAGATTGACTTGGAAGGGGAGTTTTGGTTTTCGGTACTGCAGAGTACAGGTCAACCTTTCTCATTGGGACAATAA
- a CDS encoding HPF/RaiA family ribosome-associated protein: MEVHVQYQKMKTSESLTELLMKKLEGLEKKYSWLIKANVLFKQENDRTGEGKVCEIELSAPGPRIFAKSNTDDFEKSMAETIEDLRRQLEKRQETFSTY; this comes from the coding sequence ATGGAAGTACATGTTCAATATCAAAAAATGAAAACCAGTGAATCATTAACTGAACTTTTAATGAAAAAACTGGAAGGTTTGGAGAAAAAATATAGTTGGTTGATCAAGGCCAATGTGCTTTTTAAGCAAGAAAATGATAGAACGGGAGAAGGAAAGGTGTGTGAGATTGAACTGAGTGCCCCCGGCCCACGAATTTTCGCAAAATCCAATACCGATGATTTTGAAAAGTCCATGGCTGAAACTATTGAAGATTTAAGAAGACAGTTGGAGAAAAGACAGGAAACATTTTCAACATATTAA
- a CDS encoding sugar porter family MFS transporter, whose product MDKRILRISLTAALAGFLFGFDTVVISGANQPIKELWGTNWFLGDSIFTFHGIFIMSMALWGTVLGSLTGGIPTDRLGRKKTLFWIGVLYFASAVGSALAPEAYSFSFFRFIGGVGVGASSVAAPVYISEISTAENRGRLTAMYQFNIVFGILIAFISNYLIGVIFDESIAWRWMLGIEGLPALIYTFLVFKIPHSPRWLLLKNREDSVVIQSLTLLGIDTEKATVHLTKIKVALHETTEKHKENLFSGKYNKALVLAFLIAFFNQLSGINFVLYYAPEILERAGLATGESLFSSISIGIINLIFTFVGISLIDKLGRKQLMYIGSIGYIISLAMVGWCFYSGASSVLLLIFILIFIASHAIGQGAVIWVFISEIFPNKVRSYGQSWGTGTHWVFAALITLLTPTFLDSEIGIFKDNPWPIFIFFAFMMVLQLLWVIFLMPETKGISLEELGKMLSGKKGKTS is encoded by the coding sequence ATGGACAAGCGTATTTTAAGAATTTCTTTGACTGCCGCCCTAGCGGGTTTTTTGTTTGGTTTTGATACCGTGGTCATTTCAGGGGCCAACCAGCCCATTAAAGAGCTGTGGGGAACCAACTGGTTTTTGGGTGATTCCATTTTTACCTTCCACGGAATCTTCATCATGTCCATGGCACTTTGGGGCACGGTTCTGGGATCGCTTACAGGTGGTATTCCCACAGACCGTCTGGGAAGAAAGAAGACGCTTTTTTGGATTGGTGTACTCTATTTTGCATCGGCGGTTGGTTCGGCATTGGCACCCGAAGCCTATAGTTTTTCTTTTTTTAGATTTATTGGCGGGGTTGGGGTTGGAGCCTCTTCGGTAGCTGCTCCCGTGTACATTTCGGAAATTTCAACGGCTGAAAATCGAGGAAGGTTGACCGCCATGTACCAGTTCAATATTGTTTTCGGGATTTTAATTGCCTTTATCTCAAATTATTTGATCGGGGTCATTTTTGATGAAAGCATAGCTTGGCGCTGGATGTTGGGCATTGAAGGATTACCTGCATTGATCTACACCTTTCTCGTCTTTAAAATTCCACATAGTCCTAGATGGTTATTGCTGAAGAACCGGGAAGATTCCGTCGTCATACAATCGCTTACTTTACTTGGTATTGATACGGAAAAAGCGACGGTCCACCTTACCAAAATAAAAGTGGCCCTGCATGAAACCACGGAAAAACATAAGGAAAATCTTTTTTCGGGCAAGTATAACAAAGCATTGGTACTGGCATTTTTGATTGCCTTTTTCAATCAGCTATCCGGAATCAATTTTGTGCTTTACTACGCACCCGAAATTTTGGAAAGAGCAGGTCTTGCAACCGGTGAGTCACTTTTTAGTTCCATTTCCATTGGAATAATTAATCTGATTTTCACTTTTGTGGGTATTTCCCTCATAGACAAATTGGGCCGCAAGCAATTGATGTACATAGGTTCCATTGGCTATATTATAAGTTTGGCCATGGTGGGTTGGTGCTTTTATTCAGGGGCAAGTTCGGTGCTGTTGCTCATATTCATATTGATTTTTATTGCCTCACATGCCATAGGACAAGGGGCTGTAATTTGGGTTTTCATTTCAGAGATATTCCCCAACAAGGTCCGTTCTTATGGACAGTCTTGGGGTACGGGCACCCACTGGGTGTTTGCGGCGTTAATCACATTATTGACACCAACTTTTCTGGATTCGGAAATCGGAATATTTAAGGATAACCCTTGGCCCATTTTTATCTTTTTTGCCTTTATGATGGTATTGCAGTTGCTCTGGGTCATCTTTTTGATGCCCGAAACCAAAGGGATAAGTTTAGAGGAATTGGGCAAAATGCTGAGTGGTAAAAAAGGGAAGACCAGCTAA
- a CDS encoding glycosyltransferase N-terminal domain-containing protein translates to MMLLRFVYTILIKLSWYGLKVIALFNPKIKLFVLGRKKTFAELEAKLPTGSKSIWMHVASLGEFEQGLPILEKLKTFYPDHKIVLTFFSPSGYEVKKNTPIADAVVYLPMDTPSNAKRFLDKINPELAIFIKYEIWPNYLYQLEHRNIATLLVSARFSKRQIFFKPLGGFMRNSLKAVSHFFVQDERSKTLLESIGHNNATISGDTRFDRVSEILNQDNHLDFVSKFKGDHFCLVAGSTWPEDEKILIDFINSTQHSIKFVIAPHQIKPAHIDDITSAITKKSICFTQWGDENLSQFDVLIVDTIGLLTKIYSYADVAYVGGGFATGLHNTLEPAVFGIPVIIGPNFKGFKEAEDLVAQNGILPVHNQENFNDLVNGFIADPKSVGKTGKINSSYITDNLGATSLVMKHIKQIL, encoded by the coding sequence ATGATGTTGTTGCGTTTTGTCTATACCATTTTGATTAAGCTGTCCTGGTACGGCTTAAAAGTGATTGCTCTTTTTAATCCCAAGATAAAATTGTTTGTTTTAGGACGAAAGAAAACCTTCGCTGAACTGGAAGCAAAGCTTCCAACCGGCAGCAAGTCCATTTGGATGCACGTTGCCTCTTTGGGTGAGTTTGAACAAGGGCTGCCCATACTTGAAAAGCTCAAGACCTTTTATCCCGATCATAAAATTGTCCTTACGTTTTTCTCACCATCTGGGTATGAGGTAAAGAAAAATACACCCATAGCCGACGCCGTGGTATATCTTCCCATGGACACGCCTTCCAATGCAAAACGTTTTTTGGATAAGATCAATCCAGAGCTGGCCATCTTTATCAAATATGAGATCTGGCCCAACTATCTATATCAGCTAGAACACAGAAATATCGCGACTTTATTGGTATCAGCCAGATTCTCCAAAAGACAAATTTTCTTTAAACCTTTAGGCGGTTTTATGCGTAACAGCCTTAAGGCCGTATCCCATTTTTTTGTTCAGGATGAGCGTTCAAAAACATTGCTGGAATCCATCGGTCACAATAATGCAACCATAAGTGGAGACACCCGTTTTGATCGCGTATCTGAGATTTTGAACCAAGACAACCATCTGGATTTCGTGTCGAAATTTAAAGGAGACCATTTCTGTTTGGTGGCTGGGAGCACTTGGCCAGAGGATGAGAAAATTCTGATTGATTTTATCAACAGCACCCAGCATTCCATCAAATTTGTTATTGCTCCGCATCAAATAAAACCAGCCCACATTGACGATATCACCTCCGCCATAACCAAAAAGTCAATATGCTTTACCCAATGGGGTGATGAAAATTTATCGCAATTTGATGTCCTTATTGTTGACACGATAGGGCTACTTACCAAAATTTACAGCTATGCTGATGTTGCCTATGTGGGGGGTGGTTTTGCCACGGGATTGCACAACACCTTGGAACCTGCCGTATTTGGCATCCCTGTGATTATTGGTCCAAATTTTAAAGGGTTCAAAGAAGCTGAGGACCTTGTGGCACAAAATGGTATTTTGCCTGTCCACAACCAAGAAAACTTCAATGATTTGGTGAATGGTTTTATAGCTGACCCCAAATCTGTAGGAAAAACAGGAAAAATCAACTCAAGCTACATAACTGATAATTTGGGAGCTACTTCTTTGGTGATGAAACACATCAAGCAAATTCTTTAA
- a CDS encoding DegT/DnrJ/EryC1/StrS aminotransferase family protein: MKKIQMVDLKGQYEGIKNEVNDSIAEILDSSAFINGPHVHAFQSELEEYLGVKHVIPCANGTDALQICMMGLGLQPGDEVITADFTFAATVEVIALLNLTPVLVDVEPDTFNIDIKAIEKAITPKTKAIVPVHLFGQCANMDAIMELAEKHNLYVIEDNAQAIGATYTSSSGKKQKAGTIGHVASTSFFPSKNLGCYGDGGAIFTNDDDLAHIIRGMVNHGMYKRYYHDVVGVNSRLDSIQAAVLRAKLPKLDMYNKKRWEAASKYSRAFEGQSNIVVPKITCVCEGGNSTCDCHVFHQYTLKILNGKRDGLAQHLQDNNVPCGVYYPVPLHKQKAYADDRYNEEDFPVTNQLVQEVISLPMHTELDDEQIQFIANLVIDFVNK, from the coding sequence ATGAAAAAAATACAGATGGTTGACCTTAAAGGTCAATATGAAGGCATAAAAAATGAGGTGAACGATTCCATTGCCGAGATTTTGGACTCTTCGGCATTCATCAACGGACCGCACGTACATGCTTTCCAAAGTGAACTGGAGGAATATTTGGGTGTGAAACACGTTATTCCCTGTGCCAATGGTACGGATGCCCTTCAAATTTGTATGATGGGTCTTGGGTTGCAACCTGGCGATGAGGTAATTACTGCCGATTTTACTTTTGCTGCTACCGTTGAGGTCATTGCTCTGCTGAATTTGACCCCAGTTTTGGTGGATGTGGAACCGGACACCTTCAATATAGATATAAAGGCCATTGAAAAGGCCATTACCCCCAAGACCAAGGCTATTGTTCCCGTGCACCTGTTTGGGCAATGTGCCAATATGGATGCCATTATGGAGCTGGCAGAAAAGCACAATCTTTATGTAATAGAGGACAATGCCCAAGCCATTGGGGCAACCTACACCTCCTCCAGTGGAAAAAAACAGAAAGCCGGAACCATTGGTCATGTGGCGTCAACATCCTTTTTTCCTTCCAAAAATTTAGGTTGTTATGGAGATGGTGGGGCCATTTTTACGAATGATGATGATTTGGCCCATATCATTCGCGGGATGGTAAACCACGGCATGTACAAACGATATTACCATGATGTGGTAGGGGTAAACTCCCGTTTGGATTCCATTCAAGCTGCCGTGTTAAGGGCAAAACTTCCAAAATTGGACATGTACAACAAAAAGCGATGGGAGGCTGCATCAAAATACAGCAGGGCATTTGAAGGACAGTCCAATATTGTGGTGCCAAAGATTACATGTGTCTGTGAAGGTGGCAATAGCACTTGTGATTGCCATGTCTTTCACCAGTATACCCTAAAAATATTGAATGGCAAAAGGGATGGGTTAGCGCAACATTTACAAGACAACAACGTTCCTTGTGGTGTCTATTATCCAGTTCCGTTGCACAAGCAAAAGGCGTATGCGGATGACCGTTACAATGAAGAGGACTTTCCGGTAACCAATCAATTGGTGCAAGAAGTGATATCGCTCCCCATGCACACTGAATTGGATGATGAACAGATTCAATTTATTGCCAACTTGGTTATTGATTTTGTAAACAAATAA
- the galE gene encoding UDP-glucose 4-epimerase GalE, with protein MKILVTGGLGFIGSHTVVELQNKGFEVVIIDNLSNSSIDVLDGIEAITGIRPIFEELDLREKSKVQKFFKKHSDVAGVIHFAASKAVGESVEKPLLYYENNLGVLVYILQELKKKGGASFIFSSSCTVYGQADEMPITEDAPVKPAESPYGNTKQVGEEIIRDTCKVTPGLKAIALRYFNPIGAHPSAQIGELPLGVPQNLVPFITQTGVGLREQLSVFGDDYPTPDGTCIRDYIHVVDLAKAHVKALQRLLNDKNEDNYEVFNLGTGTGSSVLEVIHSFERVSGKKLNYKIVDRRPGDITQAYADTTKANKVLGWKAESTLDDAVKSAWEWECKVRS; from the coding sequence ATGAAAATACTTGTCACGGGAGGATTGGGTTTTATCGGTTCCCATACCGTTGTTGAATTGCAAAACAAAGGGTTTGAAGTGGTGATCATCGATAACCTTTCCAATTCATCCATCGATGTTCTGGATGGTATTGAGGCAATCACTGGAATACGCCCCATTTTTGAAGAATTAGACCTTCGAGAGAAATCAAAAGTCCAAAAATTCTTTAAAAAGCATAGCGATGTTGCTGGGGTTATCCATTTTGCGGCATCCAAAGCTGTAGGGGAAAGTGTGGAAAAACCTTTGTTGTATTATGAGAACAACCTTGGGGTTTTGGTCTACATCCTTCAAGAGTTAAAGAAAAAGGGGGGAGCCAGCTTTATTTTCAGTAGTTCATGCACGGTATATGGCCAAGCAGATGAAATGCCGATTACCGAAGACGCTCCCGTAAAACCTGCCGAATCACCATACGGAAATACAAAACAAGTAGGTGAGGAGATTATCAGGGATACGTGCAAAGTAACCCCTGGCCTTAAGGCCATTGCGCTGAGATATTTCAATCCTATTGGAGCGCACCCAAGTGCCCAAATAGGTGAGCTTCCTTTGGGTGTACCACAAAATTTGGTGCCCTTTATTACCCAAACCGGGGTTGGATTACGCGAACAGCTGTCGGTTTTTGGTGATGATTATCCAACACCGGATGGCACCTGTATTCGGGATTACATCCATGTGGTGGATTTGGCAAAAGCCCACGTAAAAGCATTACAGCGTCTGCTCAATGACAAAAATGAAGACAATTATGAGGTTTTTAACCTTGGAACTGGAACAGGTAGCTCGGTATTGGAGGTGATCCATAGTTTTGAACGCGTGTCAGGAAAGAAATTAAACTATAAGATTGTGGATAGAAGACCTGGGGATATCACCCAGGCGTATGCAGATACCACGAAAGCGAATAAGGTCCTTGGATGGAAAGCGGAATCTACATTGGATGATGCTGTGAAATCGGCTTGGGAATGGGAATGTAAGGTTAGAAGTTGA